Part of the Lytechinus variegatus isolate NC3 chromosome 16, Lvar_3.0, whole genome shotgun sequence genome, ATGTGATTGGTTTCACTCAGTTTtctgccaaaaaatgaaaatgacagatACGTgggatctatacatgtataaagttgcattatcattattagtatttatcccccccccaaaaaaaaaaaaatgaagggtttgtaacttcacatacacgtatgaattcgtttatctcttggctcattctaaatttgctataaattattgttaaaatcaatcaagaaggaagtgcatattatcatttcaaggaTTGATTGGTCTATGACTCTTATTGACTTTATATGTATTCCACAGACTAATGGTAACAAGTGACATTGTGATTAGTAGCAAATTTTTAAGAGTACAACAAGCACAGCCTCTTCCTCCTGAtgttcaaagtacatgtatgctaaaagATCCTCTCACCAAAGACATAATGGTTGTTGAGATAACAGAGAGAGACTCTGTTTCGGAATAACTTTGTATACGCTGTTCTTGGTGAAATATATAGGTAGGCCTTGTACCGATTAACCTGCAGAGGACCCGGcctctattatttatcattgggataattattttaaagatttcactgtCCAATACTGGCatcaatccattttaattcatgtaggtgtggttaatcattgtacccattgaataaaaatacccctttgcatttttttacaatatcactttaaattttacaattccggattcatggtagggcgccctctttaaccctaaatagactgggctatttcgacgcctaagaagacgggggggggggctgaatcagccccccccccccccttatgatctcggccgtcgatcgcgcgatcgcgacgaaaattggcacacgcattaccctTGGCATtacctacaaaactataacatcaaattcttcaaaaaatctcatgtctcattaatgaTGCTGATTTATTCGTAAAaccataagtttgctctaattaataaaataatgcccctgaattgcttatttttgtttcacatactctagataggcacctgatcaaatttatttttaaaaaatttcaacatcacatttattttcttatgttttctattgttttctaaatttcttatgtatttctttgtttttcgattttttgtttttttttattgttttttcaatgtaaattgtcaggggcttaattaattgattttaagcagtaaaaggaaaaataatgatacattcatgaattttggctgaaaacactatttgcattggatttgcacacaaattcacgtttttgagtaatttggggtctgcatgcacttacaaaatgttgcgtaatttcggaaccgagtacccgggggtcacaattttggtctcaaaagttgcccgagacttgaaagtaaaaagtcagtgagcgacgcggtcaaaaaattttgcgcggcggatttatcgcgaaaaatgtcgagggggggctgaatcagcccccagtctttttagggttaagcgatactcaagtcacaaattgaattgtttgtaccccgagcacagacttttttttgtttgtttgcctgtttatgtgtttgctgtttgctaatatgcttccttattgctgaaatttctctaaaactagtttctgaaaatttgaaaattattgtaaaattagaaacatgtaatttcttctcaaatgttaacagccaatcagaaaacagtattttaatgacgtcatcgatatttgaaaatacttttattgaattctacgggtgaaattacccctatctaccaaatttaatcgtataaatatgtgaaaaaagggttttgtcgcactttgggttcattctggcccactgtgcggcgTGTGTTATGTCCAGAAGGTCATTTAGGGGTAAGGACGACTTTGGCCTCGGTATACCAACAATGGGTCCGTTTTGCCCCAATTGAATTAGAAATATTTCTGACAGAGGCTAACTCATGTTTGCAGATTTCAGCACAAAATTTtccaaaacaattaaatttatATTGCATTCATCTCAATATAGGTAATATAAAGAAAGTTCAGATTGGGCAAGAACCCTTGATGAAATCTGACAATGAAACCTGATTATGAGGCAATCacgcatctttttttttacttagaaAATTGTTATCAAAAGTAGTTTTTGGTTGAAAATATGGTATCGATCGATGCATTACATAGCAAATTTAAGTTAATGACCTTTATGTACAGGTAACAAAATATCTAGAGGTACAAGTATCAAACTCCAGAACCTCTTCTCCTGCTGACGAGGATCACTGATGATAGCTGAACAGTAGCAGATCTACGGGTGGGGGAAGGGTATAGGACTCAGCACTTCTAAGCTCATCGTCATTGGTTAGTATACAGCTAGATCGGTGTAAATGAATGTACTGTAAAGCTATATATTGTCGAATGCTTCTTTTCAAACAGTTGTAGTGTTCATTAATGTAGAACGCAAGAAACTCACAACAAACGGCAATTGCAAGGGTAATCAATTATCAGATTTATTTGATCGAGCAGATTCTTGTGGGTTACAACAATAAATTCTCAATAAAGTAAGTTATTACGTATTTTTAGATATTAATGTTTAAATTGAACGACGAAACTAATGAAAACTTATACTCCCAAACCCCCTCCTCAATTGTACAGCATGACCTATGATCAGTGAATGTGGTGTTCGGTCTTTTTTTATCTAAGACCAAAGATATTGAATGAGCTACCACAACTGGTTATACCACATTAATGTCCTAGCAATTATAGCATTATCATCGACAGGATGCCGTCATCCTATACTAACAAGTATTGTATATCCGATGCCAAGGGCAGTCCTGATAAGGAGCACATGCTCATTGGATTTGAAATAAGAGACACTAGAATGATTAAACAAAATACGGAAAAGAATGCGCAATAGCTCTTTAACATTCCTAAGTATTCAATTGTTTTGCTAGTATTGGTAGCATTGACATCTGTGTGATAATGATATACATTTCTTACATTTAAATCAGAAAAGATTTTACTGGTACATATTTGCATTCGCTAAGAATAACTGTCTATTCATATTCCAAGTATTCTTAATCACATCATTTTTTGGTTTATAGTTTGATGTATGGTTTGATGTATAACCCTATGGAAATGATAGACCacgaatcccactcgaaagctagccaaattaaaaaaaggtgaaagTCATTTTCGGTACTTCTTCAATCCTTCTTCAGATATGCATGTGTTTGTTCCCAATCAGCCAAGtatattatatcattttcaatttagttttctttcatttcctggCAATTTGCATGATTTTTTGTTAATCTTACAGTAACTCAACTGCTTTGCAATTAAACAACCCTTTTTATGATTGGTACAATGTGGATTGCTGAGGTGAAAGCGATCGAATCAAAGAGTAGCattcaggggagtgtttcatcaacattttcacccgacaggttgtcagatctgacaactttacCTGCATTCAATTCACTGAGAACCACTAgctactatggtaactgccAGATAAACCAGGGTTCCGTAACACAATGGTtagcgatgaattgcaaatacgaaagaaccgcactgattgggtCCCGGTCAGTACTTCAAACAGAGtacgcatgcaacgatgatcttgattggtcattggaatttagcgattgattgcaaacctttgtgttatggagctctggacttgtcggataaaatgtctgacaagtcctttcatggaaTACTCCCCTGATGAAACCTGATTCTACCACCTGCATCCACTACCGCTTCCGGCCTTAGCCCCGATGTGAAATGCAACCATTGAATCTTCGCCTGGGTCGACGCTAAGCCAGGCCCTACCGTTGCTTTTCACAGTGACAGTCTTTCCGGAGCAACCCCAATTCGTTGGGTCACCggaaatgacgtcacaatactcGCCAGCAGGAAGACCGGTGTAAACGTCTCCGGTTACTGTGTACCCCTCGTTGTTGAGCGCAAAGTAGGCGCGGCTTCCTCGGGAGAAGGCGATTGCGTTGTTACCGTTGTCCACAAAGTTCTGCACAGGCTCCCAACCAGCTGCATTACGGAAGCACGCCATGTTGCGGATTTGTCGCCAGCGATGTTCACAGACCCAGCCCCCGCTGCATGTACTATCAGGATTGATGTAGGGTGACTGGGTAGATCCGTCCTTGTTAGCCGGTGGGCTTGAGTCGGGGTCGGAAAATTCAAAACTGCTCATGATGCGGAAGGTGCCGTAATCCCACGCCATACCAAAAGCCAGGGCTTTCTTGTAGGGTGTCGACTCCTTGTAGGTTAGGATGTCGCCACCGCCTCCGTGGCTGCGCTGGTTGTCATGGTTATCAACGAATACGAAGGCGCAATCGGTGTTCATCATACCCCACGCTTCTCCGAAGTTACTAAAATACTTGGCCAAATTGTTGCCACGACCGATGCCTACTATCTTATCGCAATATTTGAATTCGGTGACATCGCCGATGCCGGTGTACTCATTGCTTGAAACAGCCTCGCTTCCTGAGCGATCAATAACCTCCTGGTATACATAGGGTCTGCTGCCATCCCATGTGTTCTTAAGTCTGTGGAAATCACACAAAGATAAGGGAcgtaataacaaaatatataattcgAACATATGATAGCAGGCATCATTGATTCGACGCATTAAATCATCTCAGCTGTGAGGTCCCAATTTGCCACCTGTGTCTCTGATATCACATATTATTTTAATGAAGGCCTCAAAAATTGCGTCCGAAAACCATCATTAATGTTATTTCTGCTTTGAAAAGGTAAAAACTTAAGCGACCAGAAAAACAGTTTTGTTCCATGCACTACATGTGTAACAAATAATTCCACCGGAGATGATCTAACTAATGATTTTTCAATCACAGATAATTATCTTGAAAGTGTCAGCACGAGTTCATATATATAAACTGATTCCAAAAGAGACTTATCAAACTTTATAAGGGCACTGAATAAATTTCTCTGTCTGAATATTCACCTTCAGGTTATACAAGTCAGGTCTATGGCGTAATGTACCAAAAATGGTAAGGGAACACAATATGCCGAGTGTAACAAAATTTTCTGAAAGGcctctcaaaaatgaaattccttttgcttaaattgatttttacattatagaaaaaacatgcattaacctttttctttcctttactccATTGTTCAGTTTTCTAATGGTGATGGGGTTTTTTGTGTTGGGAAGGGCATCCCCACGCCAGGGATTCGAGTACTTGACAACCTAACGGCTAGTCGAGATAAGTAGTTGATAATTCAATAGTCGGTTCAAGTAATTGATAATCTTATACGTAGTCAAgtcatgtattttttataatcCAGCATTTCGTCAAGTAATCAACAACTTCATTGTTAGTCAACTAAAGTCAAATAATCGACGACCTAAAATAAAAGTTCGTTACGTGAAGTAGATTTTGTTATTGACAACCAAATAGTTCATCAAATCAAGTAATCAGCAACCTCAACCCGACTGTtagtcaaatcaaataatgaacGGCCTTGGAGTTCTTTAAGTGAATTAATGTTTTCTTGAAATCTTAATGGTTCGTCAAATTATGTAGCCTCATCGTTAGTCAAGTCAAATAATTGACAATAGCTGATCGAATCACGTAAACAACAGCCTAATAGTCAAGTCAAGTAAATAATTACCCAATAGTCATGTCAAGTTGTGAACAACCTAATAATTCGTAAAGTCGAGTACTTAACTCGACTGTTCGTCAAATCAAGTAATTGACAACCTACACTTCGTCAATTCAAGTAATTCTtttatgaggccgccatcaattcaagcctaaccgctcacgatggcggtctcctgcgttcatttattacattatatatatatatatatatatatatatatatatatatatatatatatgtatatatatatatatgtttacatttataaaagattaatttatcctcacatccttatttgtatttattatgtaatatgaccacattgtttatattgtgaattattttgtattttgttattataaataattttgtattgtgtttttgaacgcagaaataaatgcaaacaaacaaacaagtaaTTTCCAGTTAATATTTAGTCGAATCAAGTTAACAACAATGTTATAATCATGTCAATTTACAACAAACCCAATAGTTAATAATGTAATACCTAACCAAGTAAGTATATAGACAACCAGATATTCCAGTTAAATCGTGATGCATTCTTGAGGACATTGTGGATAATGCCCAAGGTCTCGTTGATGACTCTATTAGGGCAAATACTATATATTGACCAGCAATCAGCATGGACAGAAGgacaaaaatcataattctGCTCTGCTGGTAGCCCTTTGGTTGGGGGAAAGTCTAAATTGACTTCAGGTCGCAGGCAAGGGTAACGTGtgtcattacgatttggaatGGAATTTTGTTCGTTCCTACAGAGAGGCTCGAAATATATAGACTGGAATTCCAATGTCAGAAGTCCTACTACTATTCTAAAATCTGATTGTTAAGTTTTTTTGTGGGAATATTTAGTAAATATTCcgacaaaaaatattgcaatttcCTTGATAATCTTGTCGGAACGAATCGTCGTTGGCTTCCCGCAAGAAGGAACATATCGAcattttatataatttatttattgctGAGATGGAAAAAGCATGTCATGAACTTTCTTCTGGTCCTATATTCTCGAACCTGAATGTGATGTCAATATGCCGTAATAAGCATAAATATTCCAACGTGCTTTACCCACATAGATGCGTCCCTTTTCCGGGAACTGGATTACGCATTCACGCCAGCGACTTTTTTCCGGGAACTTGATCAGTGCATTGCGGATTTTTCTTCCCGGAAAAGGCCGTACAGTATTCATTCTTAAGATTGCAAAGCGTTTAGAGTGGTTTAAattaatatcaattaagaagaaaaatctTGTTTTATAAGAAAGTGTGAGAATTAATACAGAAAATAATACACTGGCTGCTAAAAGCACAAATATAAGGTCAAAACATTATTTGCGTTTACTCGAGAAATGTAGGTTTTGCGCACGTGCGCCCTATAAGTCCCTTCTTGCGGAAAGCCGACGTCATGTGTTATTCGCCGAGCTTAACTCACCCTCCAACAATATCCCACAGGTCACCGGGCCACATGTGCTTGGCAGCATCGATCCTGAAACCGGCAACACCATAATCGATCATCTTGTTAAGATACTCGATAACTTTGTTGTTGGTATAATAGTCGCATTGGGCTCCGAAACGGAGGTCGTTCAGACCAACCAAGTCGCAGTTTCTTACGCTGTCTGCGTCCCCATAGTTCATGTCGTTTCCGGTCTTGCAATTACCACTTGGAACGTTGAAGTCAGTACTGTGGTAAGGAACGAGCGGGAAGTAATAATCAActgcaagaaaagaaaaatgacatcatttattatttaaataatCCAACACATATATTACAATATAGTACAACGTTTAATTCTGCCCTACTTTAGGCCTaaccagaggcgtcgatcctggggaggggaggggaaggttcgggcgatcgccccaccaatgaaaatatatggGTGGTAAGCATGTTGTTcccccccataattccgcaagtgaaaaaatatgataaaattgtaatgttacacCGAAATCAGCAAATTAACCAAACACaatattaaatttattttttacatttataataaagtacaaaataatgatacatgtatagacacatatatatatatatatatttcagatCAGTAGTATGAAGAGGGCCTTAGAAAGGTCAATACCCGTCTTCATCAAGCTTTCGGGCACATGCCCTTCATCAGGATCTAAAccaatatataaaatacaaaatatagatCTACTAATAACAATGGTAAATACAATGCAATGCAATATATAACGGAGATAAGTGATTATagtctataaaaaataataaattatacatGCAAGGTAAATGGTAAGTCAATATGTAACGAAGCATAGAATATATAGTTACCGTAGGGTCCGTAAGCATAGTATTGTTGACAGTAAAGTTAAGTGTGAAGTGAGGTCAGGTGTGGAGGGGTGAGTTCATTAAAGGGTAACGGGGGTCGTTTATTGGTCGGCGTTTAAACCACGTGGTCTTAAATTCCACGGACTCTACTCCATATTCCACTGGACATTCCACGGTATCTCTGGGTTAGACCAAGTAGTAATTAGACCAAACTGATAGGAGACAAAGAGGGATTAGCCAACGTTATAGGCAAACTAGTTGTAAACCAAGTGGGCGTGAACCACAATACTTACATGCTGCCATGTGATTGATGACGGCATCGACGTAGATTAGGACATCGACATCTCGACATCGTCGAACCATGTCCGCAAACTCTGACTCGCTCCCGCTTCGGCTGTCCAAACCATACCCAATGGGTTGGTAACGCTCGTACCATGGGCGCCATGGTGTCCAGACTTCGTTGTGCTGATTGGGAGGAGAAATCTGTACCCCAGCAAAGCCATACATTCCAAGATAACTGAgaccaaaataaaacattgatattGGGAAAACcgtaataaataacaaaattgaatgtatcaataatgattgttttcatgaaaataaacaatgatgataatgataacaatggtataatgcagtgttgtagtgccttgatggtCGGCCTTGGCCtaaaggcgccttaaggcctattttttcaaagccttggccttgaggattttgagccttgaaatttcaaggcattttcaaggctttttcaaggcattttgtattttgtactgtcatttgttttatataagtaattataaatgtttcaattgttctgtatatctactgacactaaatactaccagtcagcagtagcatcagcagtaagtgtactttgcagtgccatcaattgcaattatcaccacataattatgtaacaaagagaagtgatgaaaattaatatcatttattggtaatatgttgtaatcatgactaataaggataatgacaatatcaataataatgataataattatgattaggattatagtcagagacgtaactacggggggcacgtgccccccccccccccatcagctgactaaaaaaaggggaggagaaaaagagggagaaaggaagagaaacgtagtgggaaaggagacattattgttcattataatgttataattatgttatgttaccttaaataagaaacatatttttcataactttatgaaacataatttcctcagggcatatgtcttcattgttcctggtgctcgcattgtctgtttaccgagatatataatcctgttgtactaaaacctcccgttttcaagtcaatatacaccaaactaccaaatatatttcctcgcacttcgagttattgttttacatgtacaatagtatgcttctttttcatgaatactttaagtgattgccccatttttaatataaaacattttctgtccgtgcttacgttcgcagtagtggattggtgaaatatgtctgctctccatcaattcctagaatgagtccgtaaaatgtccctttttctgttttctgatctgaatatcaaaaattttcagctcacgcttcgcgctcgcatcatttggtttatagtaaactacgtaaggtcttcgtgaattcctacaaacaagccttaaaatgatGCCCCtattcaggtctgaatttcctaaattttcagctcgcgcttcgcgctcgcaagatttgattagtgacaTGGGTATGTTAaacatgattacaagtgctttatgtgcatgtatatatgtaattctaacaaaatcagcaagcgcttattggcactcccattagatgactatggtgatatgtgtataatcttaatagattcctaaaatatattccttaaaatcttcctgtttggggtcaatatttacaaaaattccagctcgcacttcgcgctcgcattatttagcgagacaggtacgtatcatgattacaaaagattgattgtaatgtccctttttagggctgaatatcaaaaattttaagctcacgcttcgcgctcgcattatttgaccagtgagatacatatcagtttattggcactgtccttaaaatatctctattaggtcagtatacctggcaactgggcgcgctttgcgcgctcactaggtgactcaaaatttttgctggtgcc contains:
- the LOC121430344 gene encoding alpha-amylase 2-like, which gives rise to MRLICCLLAVTVAFASAQTVPNFKNGRKVIVHLFEWKWTDIAAECERYLGMYGFAGVQISPPNQHNEVWTPWRPWYERYQPIGYGLDSRSGSESEFADMVRRCRDVDVLIYVDAVINHMAAFDYYFPLVPYHSTDFNVPSGNCKTGNDMNYGDADSVRNCDLVGLNDLRFGAQCDYYTNNKVIEYLNKMIDYGVAGFRIDAAKHMWPGDLWDIVGGLKNTWDGSRPYVYQEVIDRSGSEAVSSNEYTGIGDVTEFKYCDKIVGIGRGNNLAKYFSNFGEAWGMMNTDCAFVFVDNHDNQRSHGGGGDILTYKESTPYKKALAFGMAWDYGTFRIMSSFEFSDPDSSPPANKDGSTQSPYINPDSTCSGGWVCEHRWRQIRNMACFRNAAGWEPVQNFVDNGNNAIAFSRGSRAYFALNNEGYTVTGDVYTGLPAGEYCDVISGDPTNWGCSGKTVTVKSNGRAWLSVDPGEDSMVAFHIGAKAGSGSGCRW